The following is a genomic window from Pseudochaenichthys georgianus chromosome 9, fPseGeo1.2, whole genome shotgun sequence.
CAAGTGCAGTGCTGCGCTGCCCTTCCCTCCGGACTGTGACACAAAAAGCTCAGGTATCAGTGCAACAGGAAAACATTTACTCTCATGAGAACTCAGTGTCTTACAGAGGCTCAGGTGGGCTTACAGGTAAAATGAAGTTGGTCAGTGGTGGCAGTTCTTCAGTAAACTTATCAATCCAGGTCTCCAGGTCTGAAATTGGCTGAGCTGCAAATTTTGTTCTACCTTACAAAAACAGAACAGACATAAATCAATTAAATCTTCAATCACATTAGACACATTTTAAAGTATTAGAAAAGCGAGTGCatatgtaacagttgtaaatacaTACTTATGTGGCTTTCTCTGGCAGATGATTGAGGAGTGGCGATATTGGAGCCCACGTCTTGTAAAATGCACTGTATCTGCAATTAATGGAATATTACTCTCAGAAAATCTTATACACAGTTGCATGTCTGCAATGAAAAAAAGGTTATTGAATGCAATATGCTAATCAAACCTTGTCCAGCTGATATGTGAAGGTGTGACCTTTGTCAAGGCAAAATTCTCTAGCCAAGCTGTAATGTAAAATTAACATAACATGTTGACTCAGTGAGGCAGATTATAGAACAAGTTAAATTTGACTGGTGAATAGTAGAAACTTTACCCTATAGCTGATGACAGCTCATCTGTATTTCCCAAGGCTTCAAAAATATGATCTTCCTTTGgcctcctttctcctgtaaatGTGCTGGAGAAACCTTTTAGGGGGCAAAGAAAGAGTAAAAGAAGGAATGGATTCGTTTAAAAAAACCAAAAACGTATTATCAAAGTGGTGTAACATGTTTTGATTCCTAGTTAAAAAAACAACCTTTGTCTCCAGTTTTGGTGTATATTTTGGGTCCCCTGTTGTCTTCTTCAGTGGCATAACTGTAGGGAGAAAAGaacatatgtatataaataatttgAAAAACACTTTACAGTGAAACATGTAACATGGCGAAATGCATGTAGGCTACCCCTTTTGTTTCATAACAACGTATTTTGTTGTGTCCCC
Proteins encoded in this region:
- the mmab gene encoding corrinoid adenosyltransferase MMAB — protein: MASFIIKPAHLRCVVRTCRFLREPQTRNTLCSSRSYATEEDNRGPKIYTKTGDKGFSSTFTGERRPKEDHIFEALGNTDELSSAIGLAREFCLDKGHTFTYQLDKIQCILQDVGSNIATPQSSARESHISRTKFAAQPISDLETWIDKFTEELPPLTNFILPSGGKGSAALHLARTVCRRAERSVAPIVRSGEADPDVAKFLNRLSDYLFTAARYAAMKEGSVETIYTRPE